The following coding sequences are from one Saprospiraceae bacterium window:
- a CDS encoding HYR domain-containing protein has translation MKELKTFFQYGLVLAIFLSLSAQMYGQEITFSSQSNQNNCGDVTNPNINSPSGGCILPPTGGEVTCSGVGTLASGQASQFKMIVPTLTGGGAPNNYRLTAVGLNFIINSWGGDFQLNLRRPNGSYMNLLNAIGDNGSSNIPVNVTLCDTASRIYPATAGAITGFYRPKTGAVGSASHLGSGQACNATPPTNTSCSLFDFNPAGTNIGGQWDLVYTNGWSGETGQFTSWSMTFALPEALPNYSGVTNLPLQAGTCTPAPVACATPAPAFAPATVPSSIAFVPALTVSPYNGGTVGTTVVGAPGGRAVQYVILTGPPSAATVPCINMTMTQCPATGIVFTTPGLKHILWRSSLGCGAFDTSYQQINIADLEPPTLVPACPTKPITLNAGPGECQVAWNAPPFMAMDNCPAGQYFGSINRVGNICRTNAAWQISGGAGAWGVMFDLVNTSGGQLNLQEVGWFSFANVTHNIYYRTAPGPYAPVQATASAWTLCASRVATHAGFTGPKDTFNLITGTAYDTLKACDPIIVDSSKIGCLTMAAGETRGVYIHAPGQASAYLSIFGDCTTGIFGDANVNTPVNGATYTGGLFTAPFVNSSFGFGNTNWIGHIGYAVATSNRVRLVQTCGAPYGPGCFFPIGCTTLCYTASDASGNVTNCTFDVCVNAYANPKRSLSCNDNIQVSLDENCFATIGADDILEGGPYGCYDDYIVEIRNWTTGQLIDRQPAVPGSQVGSQDIGKNYEAKVIDPATGNSCWGHITIEDKLAPELTCPADVTIGCTASTLPSNTGTPVVDENCSSYTLTYRDNVTQGSCALGYDKRIVRTWTAIDGSGNKGSCVQTITVSIGDLNDVLAPSNYDGVPGNKAMLACDAKIDRNKDVTPHEVAPDTCIDGYLLDSVYWRANPTRPNIYLGVGGVAGRRIPRVLGWNCIDDVNDANFGHPSPDDVYYPAHKNWDALNPNCYGPNTHVMWHGTGRPATQCRNFGTVYKDIVIDLAKPGCDAGPIGCYKVLRQWTVMDWCTGKVGGHNQVIKVADVEGPEILYPDSVVATMDVWSCTGIWEVPPAWLVDNCSNEIHYTVEVEDGTVIGNDESGYVVTGLPRGIQNAYIVAEDCCGNITKKIVRLNVLDNVPPVPVCIRNTVVSLVGGVSPGENITKVFAESLDNGSFDNCSPHIYFKVIRMEELLGTINGRLPPTDNRVACNGLNGDDDPDPVFAPGNQVYFDDFTKFCCADAGKTIMVVLRVFDVDPGTGPIHPNRMGRSGPNLQFVGDLFGHYSDCMVEVDVQDKVVPTLVPPPNIVVSCWFWYDFEKLRDPLDPTFGRIVTDLSVRAKVKTNDLVCQRYCVPNTLHNYPGPSAGAVPPNLPAANIACNYYNSLYNPAHPDNKYELVWGFDGYVLGGCNVTVTVTPNDDNVKCGQGVLTRTFTVRTSTGVTLSRQQTIWIVDCDPFYVNPADYCDPNDDIEWPTCISASLPGRVEIDGCGADLSPDNPRLGRPKVMNNADDNCALIAIEYDDEVFTIEPDACLKVIRTWTVIDWCQYDPSRNILTGRWEYQQVIKVRDNDDPVVTQRPYTCEPAVLDNTTGLCLGHIELCADATDNCSPLDWLFWEYKIDLYNDGVGTHSGYDFVVGSLTKRQFDNGEVPKFTHNPYADNPNSPFCASGTYPIGIHKIRWIVEDGCGNIGVRDELFEVKDCKAPTPYCLTGVITVPMPANGCVTIWAKDLDRGSYDNCTPQSRLKFYFDGDTSATSKTICCSDFVANGANDELIVDVEMWVEDLEGNTDYCKTVIIVQDNQNICDDTQSLKGRINGDLRTESNDVTNPVKMELYENGNMMLERTGSPYTFGDLKLATTYVVKPTRTEDPSNGVTTADIVKIQKHILGQEVITSP, from the coding sequence ATGAAAGAACTAAAAACATTTTTTCAATATGGTTTGGTATTGGCTATATTTCTGAGTCTGAGTGCTCAGATGTATGGACAAGAGATTACGTTTTCGAGCCAGTCAAATCAAAACAACTGCGGAGACGTAACGAATCCAAACATAAACTCACCAAGCGGAGGATGTATATTGCCTCCCACTGGAGGTGAGGTGACTTGTAGTGGTGTAGGAACACTTGCTTCAGGTCAAGCATCACAATTTAAAATGATTGTACCGACACTTACTGGTGGAGGTGCACCAAACAATTACCGATTGACGGCGGTTGGACTGAACTTCATCATCAACTCATGGGGAGGAGACTTTCAGTTGAACTTGCGCAGACCGAACGGAAGTTATATGAACTTGCTGAATGCAATAGGAGATAATGGAAGCAGCAACATACCTGTAAATGTCACTTTGTGTGATACAGCATCCAGGATATATCCTGCAACTGCTGGCGCGATTACTGGGTTTTATCGTCCTAAGACAGGTGCAGTAGGATCTGCTTCACACTTAGGAAGCGGTCAGGCATGTAATGCTACTCCACCGACAAACACATCATGCAGTTTGTTTGATTTCAATCCTGCGGGCACCAATATCGGTGGTCAGTGGGACTTGGTCTACACAAATGGATGGAGTGGAGAAACAGGCCAATTCACTAGCTGGAGTATGACTTTTGCATTGCCTGAGGCATTGCCAAACTACAGTGGAGTGACAAATCTTCCATTGCAGGCTGGTACATGTACACCTGCACCTGTAGCATGCGCTACACCTGCACCGGCATTTGCACCTGCTACAGTACCATCGTCTATCGCATTCGTACCTGCCTTGACAGTATCACCATACAACGGAGGTACAGTAGGAACGACTGTGGTAGGAGCTCCAGGGGGAAGAGCAGTACAATACGTAATATTGACCGGACCTCCATCAGCAGCGACAGTACCTTGTATCAATATGACGATGACACAATGTCCTGCAACAGGCATCGTGTTTACTACACCTGGATTGAAACACATCTTGTGGAGAAGTTCATTGGGTTGTGGAGCGTTTGATACTTCATATCAGCAAATCAATATCGCTGACTTAGAGCCACCGACATTGGTGCCAGCATGTCCTACGAAGCCTATTACATTGAACGCCGGTCCCGGCGAATGTCAGGTAGCATGGAATGCACCGCCATTCATGGCTATGGACAACTGTCCTGCAGGCCAGTATTTTGGCAGCATCAACCGCGTAGGCAACATATGCCGTACGAACGCAGCATGGCAGATATCAGGAGGAGCAGGCGCATGGGGTGTGATGTTCGACTTGGTGAACACATCAGGTGGACAATTGAATCTTCAGGAAGTGGGCTGGTTCTCATTTGCGAATGTGACGCACAATATTTATTACCGTACAGCACCCGGCCCATATGCACCGGTACAAGCAACAGCGAGTGCATGGACCTTGTGTGCTAGTAGAGTAGCAACCCATGCCGGATTTACTGGACCAAAGGATACATTCAATTTGATAACGGGAACAGCATACGATACCTTGAAAGCTTGTGATCCAATCATTGTTGACAGCTCAAAAATTGGTTGTTTGACAATGGCAGCAGGCGAGACAAGGGGTGTATATATACATGCACCAGGACAAGCTAGTGCATACTTATCCATATTCGGAGACTGTACGACAGGTATTTTTGGAGATGCAAACGTAAATACACCGGTGAACGGAGCTACGTACACAGGAGGCTTATTTACAGCGCCGTTTGTGAACTCATCATTTGGATTTGGAAACACAAACTGGATCGGACATATCGGATATGCGGTAGCAACATCGAATCGTGTAAGATTGGTACAGACATGTGGAGCACCATATGGTCCTGGATGTTTCTTTCCGATAGGATGTACGACCTTGTGTTATACAGCCTCAGATGCATCAGGTAACGTAACCAACTGTACATTTGACGTTTGTGTAAATGCATATGCCAATCCGAAGAGAAGTTTGTCATGCAATGACAATATTCAGGTGAGCCTTGACGAGAATTGTTTTGCAACGATAGGAGCAGACGATATATTGGAAGGAGGCCCATACGGATGTTATGATGATTATATCGTGGAGATCAGGAATTGGACGACAGGCCAGTTGATTGATAGACAACCTGCAGTACCGGGAAGTCAGGTAGGATCACAGGATATCGGCAAGAATTATGAAGCAAAAGTAATCGATCCTGCGACAGGCAACAGCTGCTGGGGTCATATCACAATAGAAGATAAGTTAGCACCGGAATTAACATGTCCTGCTGACGTAACAATAGGTTGTACAGCGAGCACATTACCATCAAATACAGGGACACCTGTTGTAGACGAGAACTGTAGCAGCTACACGTTGACTTACAGAGACAATGTGACACAAGGAAGTTGTGCATTGGGCTATGACAAGAGGATAGTAAGAACCTGGACAGCAATTGATGGCAGTGGCAACAAGGGAAGCTGTGTACAGACGATCACAGTGAGCATAGGCGACTTGAACGACGTATTGGCACCATCAAACTATGATGGCGTACCGGGCAATAAAGCGATGTTGGCTTGTGATGCGAAGATCGACAGGAACAAAGACGTTACCCCGCACGAAGTAGCACCGGATACTTGTATCGACGGCTACTTGTTGGACAGCGTATACTGGAGAGCAAATCCTACCCGACCAAACATCTATTTGGGAGTAGGAGGAGTAGCAGGAAGAAGGATACCAAGAGTATTGGGCTGGAATTGTATCGACGATGTGAACGATGCGAATTTCGGACATCCAAGTCCTGATGATGTATATTATCCTGCACACAAGAACTGGGATGCATTGAATCCGAACTGTTATGGACCGAACACGCACGTGATGTGGCACGGAACAGGTCGTCCGGCGACGCAGTGCCGCAATTTTGGAACAGTGTACAAAGACATCGTGATCGACTTGGCAAAACCGGGCTGTGATGCGGGTCCAATAGGCTGTTACAAAGTGTTGAGACAGTGGACAGTGATGGATTGGTGTACAGGCAAAGTAGGCGGACACAATCAGGTGATCAAGGTAGCGGACGTAGAAGGACCGGAAATATTGTATCCGGATTCAGTAGTAGCAACAATGGATGTATGGAGCTGTACAGGAATCTGGGAAGTACCACCGGCCTGGTTGGTAGACAACTGCAGCAATGAAATACACTATACAGTAGAAGTAGAAGACGGAACAGTAATCGGCAACGACGAGAGTGGATATGTAGTAACAGGCTTGCCGAGAGGAATCCAGAATGCATATATCGTAGCAGAAGACTGTTGTGGCAATATCACGAAGAAGATCGTGAGATTGAATGTATTGGACAATGTACCACCGGTACCGGTGTGTATCAGGAATACAGTAGTGAGTTTGGTAGGCGGCGTCAGCCCTGGAGAAAATATCACGAAAGTATTTGCAGAATCATTGGACAATGGTTCATTTGACAACTGTTCACCGCACATTTATTTCAAAGTGATCAGAATGGAAGAGTTGTTGGGCACAATCAACGGACGCCTTCCACCGACAGACAACCGAGTAGCATGTAATGGATTGAACGGAGACGATGATCCGGATCCTGTATTTGCACCGGGCAATCAGGTATATTTTGACGACTTCACGAAGTTCTGCTGTGCAGATGCCGGCAAGACGATCATGGTAGTGTTGAGAGTCTTTGACGTAGATCCGGGTACGGGCCCAATCCATCCGAACAGAATGGGAAGAAGCGGACCGAATCTACAGTTTGTAGGGGACTTGTTTGGTCACTACAGCGACTGTATGGTAGAAGTCGACGTACAAGACAAGGTAGTACCGACATTGGTACCGCCACCGAATATCGTAGTGAGCTGCTGGTTCTGGTATGATTTTGAAAAATTGCGTGATCCATTGGATCCAACATTTGGACGAATCGTAACGGACTTGAGCGTAAGAGCGAAAGTGAAAACAAACGACCTGGTATGTCAGAGATACTGTGTGCCAAATACATTGCACAACTATCCTGGCCCATCAGCAGGGGCAGTACCACCGAATTTACCTGCAGCAAACATAGCATGTAACTACTACAACAGCTTGTACAATCCGGCCCATCCGGACAACAAGTATGAGTTGGTATGGGGCTTTGATGGATATGTGTTGGGTGGCTGTAACGTAACAGTAACAGTGACACCAAACGATGACAACGTGAAGTGCGGACAAGGAGTCTTGACAAGAACGTTCACAGTAAGAACGTCAACGGGAGTAACCTTGAGCCGTCAGCAGACGATCTGGATAGTAGACTGTGATCCATTCTATGTGAATCCTGCAGACTACTGCGATCCAAACGACGACATCGAATGGCCAACCTGTATCAGCGCGAGCTTACCGGGAAGAGTAGAGATCGACGGATGTGGAGCTGACTTAAGCCCTGACAATCCAAGATTGGGCAGACCGAAAGTGATGAACAATGCAGACGACAACTGTGCATTGATCGCAATCGAATATGATGATGAAGTATTTACAATCGAGCCGGATGCGTGCTTGAAAGTGATCAGAACGTGGACAGTAATCGACTGGTGCCAGTACGATCCAAGCAGAAACATCCTTACAGGCCGATGGGAGTATCAGCAGGTGATCAAGGTGAGAGACAACGACGATCCTGTGGTAACACAGCGACCATACACATGTGAGCCGGCAGTATTAGACAATACAACAGGCTTGTGTTTAGGTCATATCGAGTTGTGTGCAGATGCAACAGACAACTGTAGCCCACTAGACTGGTTATTCTGGGAATACAAGATCGACTTGTACAATGACGGAGTAGGCACACACAGTGGCTATGACTTTGTAGTAGGCTCATTGACGAAGCGTCAGTTTGACAATGGAGAAGTGCCGAAGTTTACACACAATCCATATGCAGACAATCCAAACAGCCCATTCTGTGCAAGTGGAACGTATCCAATCGGAATCCACAAGATCAGATGGATCGTAGAGGATGGATGTGGAAATATCGGAGTGAGAGACGAATTGTTTGAAGTGAAGGACTGCAAAGCACCGACACCATACTGTTTGACAGGAGTGATCACAGTACCAATGCCAGCCAATGGATGTGTGACAATCTGGGCAAAAGATTTGGACAGAGGTTCATATGACAATTGTACACCACAGAGCAGATTGAAGTTCTACTTTGACGGAGATACAAGTGCAACAAGTAAGACCATCTGTTGTAGCGACTTTGTAGCAAATGGAGCAAACGACGAGTTGATCGTAGACGTTGAAATGTGGGTAGAAGACCTGGAAGGCAATACAGACTATTGCAAGACAGTAATCATCGTACAAGACAATCAGAATATCTGTGATGATACACAAAGCTTGAAAGGAAGAATCAACGGAGATTTGCGAACAGAAAGCAATGACGTGACAAATCCGGTGAAGATGGAGTTGTATGAAAACGGAAATATGATGTTAGAGCGTACAGGAAGCCCATACACATTTGGCGACTTGAAGTTGGCGACAACATATGTAGTAAAACCTACAAGAACAGAAGATCCATCCAATGGAGTAACGACAGCAGATATCGTGAAGATACAGAAGCATATCTTAGGTCAGGAAGTGA
- a CDS encoding VCBS repeat-containing protein: MIKQIFLAASMVSFILACNTKKQEKTTSANDESSVGFILKSPAQTGVHFSNILTEDDQINYLNNEAVYHGAGVGVLDINNDGKMDLFFASNQGDNKLYLNQGNFKFEDITSSAGVAGGAEWAGGVSIVDLNADGWDDIYISCHLSAEESLRKNKLYINQKNNTFIESAEKYGLADASRSIHAVFFDYDLDNDLDAFILNQPPSDYQSRNNIIAPDLKFSNHFYINESEQFVDKTAELGLIQSGYCLSASVSDYNNDGRPDIFISNDYLVPDALMKNIEDNGFHNIINTAFKHTSQFSMGSDAADINNDGWVDIYSADMVAEDHYRNKANMSGMNPEKFWKLISSGFQYQYMFNCLQLNKGNGYFSDIAQLSGISNTDWSWTPLFVDLDNDGYRDLYVTNGFRRDVRNKDFDHLRSEYFENRNNPNYKGEKFAHATDLLDRAPSVKLVNYVFKNNGDLSFKKMAKSWNMNQASFSNGAAYADLDNDGDLDLVVNNINDPAFIYENMNDSKTNRYIRLNLKGEGKNTRSIGARANIYYSGKMQTADVNNNRGYMSASEYILHFGLGDVKTIDSIIVRWPSGKALKLENIKTNQVLDLNEIDSKFKLPNQLNQNSQYTYTHEITDKIGLNIRHQENNYDDYKKEVLMPHKMSTLGPCLTVSDVNGDHLEDFYLGGSAGQSGQLAIQNQDNTFQIKTIPAFLQNKQSEDSDAVFFDKDGDGDMDLYVASGSNEFELNSKLFLDKLYENDGKGNFKDLSSELPKITVSKGLVKAFDMDADGDIDIFLGGRQVPGKYGKSVPSFILLNENGKFVDRTATLCPEMTGEYGNVSCGNYTDIDRDGDQDLIIGGEWMNIKILINDGKGKFSDQSASWNTNQLSGWWNTITATDLDQDGDPDILLGNLGLNIKFKASPEKPFYVYLNDFDKNGSWDTYLGSYDADGKLYPVRGRQCSSEQMPFIKEKFANYESFAKASLEEVLEGKLDNTIIKKVNEFRSGVLLNDQKKSFKFIPFPNEAQIAPIQDFVLTDVNLDGKIDVLYAGNYFNREVETTRSDAGTGGILMGKGTGEFTELPSYLNGMYLNGDVRKMKKIKIGQNECIIVANNNGPIQMNIIQSRK; the protein is encoded by the coding sequence ATGATCAAACAAATTTTTCTGGCTGCTTCAATGGTTTCATTCATACTAGCCTGTAACACAAAGAAACAAGAAAAAACAACTTCGGCAAATGATGAATCAAGCGTTGGCTTTATCCTAAAAAGCCCGGCTCAAACCGGTGTCCATTTCTCTAATATTCTCACAGAGGATGATCAAATTAATTATTTAAATAATGAAGCTGTGTATCATGGTGCCGGAGTAGGTGTTCTCGATATTAATAATGACGGAAAGATGGATCTCTTCTTTGCCTCCAATCAAGGAGACAATAAACTATATTTGAATCAAGGTAATTTTAAATTTGAAGATATCACTTCAAGTGCAGGTGTAGCAGGAGGAGCAGAATGGGCAGGAGGAGTCAGTATCGTTGATCTTAATGCAGATGGCTGGGATGACATCTACATTTCCTGCCACTTAAGCGCAGAAGAAAGTCTCCGCAAAAATAAGCTCTATATCAATCAGAAGAACAACACATTCATAGAGTCTGCAGAAAAATATGGATTGGCAGATGCGTCCAGGTCCATTCATGCTGTTTTCTTTGATTATGATTTGGATAATGATCTGGATGCATTTATATTGAATCAGCCTCCTTCTGATTATCAATCACGTAATAATATTATTGCTCCCGATCTTAAATTTAGCAATCATTTTTATATTAATGAATCTGAACAATTTGTTGATAAAACTGCAGAGTTGGGACTGATACAATCCGGATATTGTCTGAGTGCTTCAGTATCTGATTATAATAATGATGGAAGACCCGACATCTTTATCAGCAATGATTATTTAGTACCAGATGCATTAATGAAGAATATTGAAGATAATGGTTTTCATAATATTATCAACACAGCGTTCAAACACACCAGTCAATTTAGTATGGGTAGTGATGCAGCGGATATTAATAATGATGGTTGGGTGGACATCTATTCAGCAGATATGGTGGCAGAAGATCATTATAGAAATAAAGCTAATATGAGTGGTATGAATCCGGAAAAGTTTTGGAAGCTCATCTCTTCGGGATTTCAATATCAGTATATGTTTAATTGTTTACAACTCAACAAAGGGAATGGTTACTTTAGTGATATTGCTCAGTTATCAGGCATCTCTAATACGGATTGGTCATGGACTCCACTATTTGTTGATTTGGATAATGATGGTTATCGCGACTTATATGTAACTAATGGTTTCAGGAGGGATGTGAGAAACAAAGATTTCGATCATTTGAGATCGGAATATTTTGAAAACAGAAACAATCCAAATTATAAGGGTGAAAAATTCGCACATGCCACTGACTTGTTGGATCGGGCACCATCGGTAAAATTGGTGAATTATGTTTTTAAAAATAATGGTGACCTTAGTTTCAAAAAAATGGCAAAATCATGGAATATGAATCAAGCCAGTTTCAGCAATGGTGCAGCATATGCTGATCTGGACAATGATGGTGATTTGGATTTAGTCGTCAATAATATAAATGATCCGGCATTCATTTACGAAAACATGAATGACTCAAAAACAAATAGATATATCAGACTCAATCTGAAAGGCGAAGGAAAAAATACCAGGAGTATAGGCGCTCGTGCGAATATATATTATTCCGGGAAAATGCAGACTGCCGATGTAAACAACAATAGAGGATATATGAGTGCTTCAGAATATATTTTGCATTTTGGACTGGGCGATGTCAAAACAATCGATTCTATCATCGTTCGATGGCCAAGTGGAAAAGCATTAAAACTTGAAAATATTAAGACAAATCAAGTTTTGGATTTAAATGAAATCGACTCAAAATTCAAATTGCCCAACCAACTCAATCAAAATTCACAATACACCTACACTCACGAAATAACAGATAAAATTGGACTAAATATTCGTCACCAGGAAAATAATTATGACGATTATAAAAAGGAAGTACTGATGCCGCATAAAATGTCCACTCTTGGTCCTTGTCTTACAGTATCTGACGTAAATGGTGATCATCTGGAGGATTTTTACCTGGGAGGTAGTGCAGGACAATCAGGACAATTGGCAATACAAAATCAAGACAATACATTTCAAATTAAAACAATTCCTGCTTTCCTACAAAATAAACAATCAGAAGATAGCGATGCAGTATTTTTTGACAAAGATGGTGATGGCGATATGGACCTCTATGTCGCATCAGGTAGCAATGAGTTCGAATTAAATTCCAAATTATTTCTGGATAAATTATATGAGAATGACGGCAAAGGAAATTTCAAAGATCTTTCAAGTGAACTGCCGAAAATTACAGTAAGCAAAGGATTGGTAAAAGCATTTGATATGGATGCAGATGGAGATATAGATATATTTCTGGGAGGCAGGCAGGTTCCGGGAAAATACGGTAAATCAGTTCCAAGCTTTATTCTCTTAAATGAAAATGGTAAGTTCGTCGACAGAACAGCAACTTTATGTCCCGAGATGACAGGTGAGTACGGAAACGTCAGTTGCGGAAATTACACTGACATTGACAGAGACGGTGATCAGGATTTAATCATTGGTGGAGAATGGATGAACATCAAAATTTTAATCAATGATGGCAAAGGAAAATTCAGTGATCAAAGTGCCAGCTGGAATACAAATCAATTATCAGGTTGGTGGAATACGATAACTGCAACAGATCTTGATCAGGATGGAGATCCGGATATACTGCTGGGTAATCTAGGTTTAAATATCAAATTCAAAGCTAGTCCTGAAAAGCCATTTTATGTGTACTTAAATGATTTTGATAAGAATGGAAGCTGGGATACCTATTTGGGTAGTTATGATGCTGATGGTAAACTATATCCAGTGAGGGGACGCCAATGTAGTAGTGAACAAATGCCTTTTATAAAGGAAAAATTCGCAAATTACGAGTCATTCGCTAAAGCTTCGTTAGAAGAAGTCCTTGAAGGAAAACTTGACAATACTATCATTAAAAAAGTAAATGAATTTCGAAGTGGAGTGCTGCTGAATGACCAGAAAAAATCTTTTAAATTTATACCTTTTCCAAATGAAGCTCAGATAGCACCCATTCAAGACTTCGTGCTCACCGATGTCAATTTGGATGGAAAAATTGATGTTTTATATGCCGGAAATTATTTCAATCGTGAAGTAGAAACTACGAGAAGTGATGCAGGAACGGGAGGCATATTAATGGGAAAAGGTACTGGAGAATTTACTGAATTGCCGTCATACCTCAATGGTATGTATTTAAATGGAGACGTTCGCAAAATGAAGAAAATCAAAATAGGTCAAAACGAATGCATTATTGTAGCAAACAACAATGGACCGATACAAATGAATATCATTCAAAGCAGAAAGTAA
- a CDS encoding FKBP-type peptidyl-prolyl cis-trans isomerase, protein MKVQSITIIVGLFAIFFACSKVPQNQVTTKLGNKFIFHYDSAGVNLKEGDVALCIAQRWVGDSLDMSTSFRNLLLPFTVQSEKDVTKDAKVQDILYHLSVGDSISAIQEMDSFLKAKYKHLDVDHFVMNLKIVEVGGPGTSEAQLYLSQYGDSTAVTNRLERKNALRHQMEEYIDSYKQGKETNLIQLDSGITLKVLEEGSGPQIGKDQYVRFDLMVLFEDKSFLNTTLNEPRPQFIPTGAGQTISGLDKVLQYAKTGSKYFAYIPYQLAYGEQASKVVPPKTNLMMYVEVRESIPVWRDAFMKKYYPGLYQ, encoded by the coding sequence ATGAAAGTACAGAGTATTACAATTATTGTTGGTTTGTTTGCTATCTTTTTTGCTTGCTCCAAAGTACCTCAGAATCAGGTTACTACCAAACTAGGTAATAAATTTATATTTCACTACGATTCAGCAGGTGTAAATTTGAAAGAAGGCGATGTTGCTTTATGTATTGCGCAAAGGTGGGTAGGAGATAGTCTGGACATGTCAACCAGCTTTCGGAATTTACTTTTGCCTTTTACAGTACAAAGCGAAAAGGATGTCACAAAGGATGCTAAAGTTCAAGACATATTATACCATTTGTCAGTGGGAGATAGTATTTCAGCTATACAGGAAATGGATTCATTTTTAAAGGCGAAATACAAACATTTAGATGTAGATCATTTTGTGATGAATTTAAAAATAGTTGAGGTAGGAGGCCCAGGAACAAGTGAAGCTCAGTTGTATCTTTCTCAATATGGAGATTCAACAGCAGTAACAAATCGTTTGGAGCGAAAGAATGCTTTGCGACATCAAATGGAGGAATATATTGATTCTTACAAACAAGGAAAGGAAACTAATCTCATACAACTTGATTCAGGCATAACCTTGAAAGTCCTTGAAGAAGGCTCTGGTCCTCAGATCGGTAAAGATCAATATGTCAGGTTTGATTTAATGGTGTTGTTTGAAGATAAATCATTTTTAAATACAACATTGAATGAACCAAGACCACAATTTATTCCTACGGGAGCTGGACAAACAATTTCGGGATTGGATAAAGTTCTGCAATATGCAAAAACTGGATCCAAGTATTTTGCTTATATACCATATCAACTTGCGTATGGCGAACAGGCGAGTAAGGTAGTACCGCCTAAAACTAATTTGATGATGTATGTAGAGGTTCGTGAATCTATCCCTGTGTGGCGGGACGCATTTATGAAAAAGTATTATCCCGGTCTCTATCAATAG